In a single window of the Hyalangium gracile genome:
- a CDS encoding PAS domain-containing sensor histidine kinase, which produces MRSWSEPLSIYGETPPADVWVRLRALRSQEGRIVDFECLDTSPGRERQGVLGLLPCVGQRLLDEAPWVAECSLFNTCVRVVERQVPEMERLGRTTPKGLVWLQARLAPAQGGLILFLEDFTQRAAAEGSLRRDRDLLHAVIESTTDAVFVKDLAGRYVLLNTAAARAFGRPASELLGRTDGELMGPEAAAATVAHDRAVFDSGETATYEDADGGPGFGCIWQSIKGVLRQPDGAAYGLFGISRDITARRRQEEERAQEGLFRERFIGVLGHDLGNPLAAIRLSAAALLARNSLTPDVRRVAQRIDSSAERMARLVKQLLDFTRARMAGGIPLRPREVALDDVCRRVISELELVHPDRGIRLEVLGNCRGFWDEERMAQVLSNLVANALQHSPNGTPVSVRLEGLESLQRVEVHNAGAPIPPALRARLFEPFHRSESSGSKPTRSGGLGLGLYIVSQIIQAHGGSVEVSSTCEEGTRFIVLLPRSVPAPSGTVEDSASQLEPPGERCA; this is translated from the coding sequence ATGCGATCCTGGAGCGAACCACTATCGATCTATGGTGAGACGCCGCCCGCGGATGTCTGGGTGCGCCTGAGAGCCTTGCGCTCGCAGGAGGGGCGCATCGTCGACTTCGAGTGCCTGGACACCTCGCCCGGCCGGGAGCGGCAGGGGGTGCTGGGATTGCTCCCCTGCGTCGGCCAGAGGCTGCTGGATGAGGCGCCCTGGGTGGCCGAGTGCAGCCTTTTCAATACCTGTGTTCGCGTGGTGGAGCGTCAGGTGCCAGAGATGGAGCGCTTGGGCCGGACGACGCCAAAGGGCCTTGTCTGGCTTCAGGCACGGCTTGCTCCGGCCCAGGGAGGACTCATCCTCTTCCTGGAAGACTTCACCCAGCGCGCCGCCGCCGAGGGCTCCCTGCGCCGGGACAGGGATCTGCTCCACGCCGTCATCGAGAGCACCACGGATGCCGTCTTCGTGAAGGATCTCGCCGGGCGCTATGTGCTGCTCAACACCGCGGCGGCGCGAGCTTTTGGCCGTCCCGCCTCGGAGCTCCTGGGGCGCACGGACGGGGAGCTGATGGGCCCGGAGGCCGCCGCCGCCACGGTGGCGCATGATCGGGCCGTGTTCGACTCCGGAGAGACGGCCACCTATGAGGACGCGGATGGAGGGCCCGGCTTCGGTTGCATCTGGCAGTCCATCAAGGGCGTGCTCCGTCAGCCGGACGGAGCGGCGTATGGCCTGTTTGGCATCAGCCGGGACATCACCGCGCGCCGCCGGCAGGAGGAGGAGCGGGCGCAGGAGGGGCTCTTCCGCGAGCGCTTCATCGGCGTGCTGGGGCACGATCTGGGCAACCCGCTGGCCGCCATCCGGCTCTCCGCCGCGGCCCTGCTCGCGCGGAACTCGCTGACTCCAGATGTGCGGCGCGTGGCGCAGCGCATCGACTCGAGCGCCGAGCGGATGGCCCGGCTGGTGAAGCAGCTGCTGGACTTCACGCGGGCGCGCATGGCCGGGGGCATTCCCCTGCGCCCCCGGGAGGTCGCCCTGGATGACGTGTGCCGCCGCGTCATCTCCGAGCTGGAGCTGGTCCACCCGGACCGGGGCATCCGGCTGGAGGTGCTCGGAAACTGTCGCGGCTTCTGGGACGAGGAGCGGATGGCGCAGGTGCTCTCCAACCTGGTGGCCAATGCGCTCCAGCACAGCCCGAACGGCACGCCGGTGAGCGTGCGCCTGGAGGGGCTGGAGTCGCTGCAGCGCGTCGAGGTGCACAACGCGGGGGCGCCCATCCCGCCCGCCCTGCGCGCCCGCCTCTTCGAGCCCTTCCACCGCTCCGAGAGCTCGGGGAGCAAGCCCACCCGGAGCGGCGGGCTGGGGCTGGGGCTGTACATCGTCTCGCAGATCATCCAGGCCCACGGCGGCAGCGTGGAGGTCTCCTCGACGTGCGAGGAGGGCACCCGCTTCATCGTCCTGCTCCCGCGCTCGGTGCCGGCGCCGAGCGGCACGGTGGAGGACTCCGCCTCCCAGCTCGAGCCGCCAGGCGAGAGGTGCGCGTAG
- a CDS encoding cyclic nucleotide-binding domain-containing protein, with product MSLPLRHPFAASQVSHSERASRPAARRDSSPEEELATTALLRRAKDKATSLLAQGELEEALELFQAVARATPTEPVWRQKVAEILQRLGLTSQAIAEYEAVAETWARTGWLLRAIAVCKVILQLDPRHTRTQALLASLHARREHPRGLPGLQERPTTTPPGLKRARSARESTSRSAGGEPMAPIPFFSSLGREVFLEVLAGVERHLHAQGTFIVREGTPGSSMFIIVEGEVSVVRKSRDGQPVTVATLGEGELFGEMALLHEGPRLSSVVTTKDTVLLEFSRERMRAISERYPQLAEVLQRLYEERLLANVLRSNPLFAGWPESLRKTVAAAFTPVSVKPGEELVARGETGHALYLLLRGRCAVFHQHVDGHETPYPDLAEGDVFGEVSLLRSRLATASVRAKTSCLLLKLERVVLDQLLPHHPMLHKELQRLSAERMLRTTMLLSGHPIHLGDTRV from the coding sequence ATGTCCCTCCCACTCCGTCACCCGTTCGCTGCCTCGCAGGTCTCCCACTCCGAGCGCGCCTCCAGGCCAGCCGCTCGCCGGGACTCCTCCCCCGAGGAGGAGCTCGCCACCACCGCCTTGCTGCGGCGCGCCAAGGACAAGGCGACGTCGCTGCTCGCCCAGGGAGAGCTGGAGGAGGCGCTGGAGCTGTTCCAGGCGGTGGCCCGGGCGACGCCCACCGAGCCCGTGTGGCGGCAGAAGGTCGCCGAGATCCTCCAGCGGCTGGGGCTCACCTCGCAGGCCATCGCCGAGTACGAGGCGGTGGCGGAGACGTGGGCCCGGACGGGGTGGCTGCTGCGCGCCATCGCGGTGTGCAAGGTCATCCTCCAGCTGGACCCGAGGCACACCCGGACCCAGGCGCTGCTGGCGAGCCTCCACGCCCGGCGCGAGCACCCCCGAGGCCTGCCGGGGCTCCAGGAGCGGCCCACGACCACTCCGCCGGGCCTCAAGCGCGCCCGGAGCGCTCGGGAGTCCACCTCCCGCTCGGCCGGCGGCGAGCCGATGGCCCCCATCCCCTTCTTCTCCTCGCTCGGGCGCGAGGTGTTCCTGGAGGTGCTCGCGGGCGTGGAGCGGCACCTGCACGCGCAGGGCACCTTCATCGTCCGGGAGGGCACCCCGGGCAGCTCCATGTTCATCATCGTGGAGGGCGAGGTGAGCGTGGTGCGCAAGAGCCGGGACGGCCAGCCCGTCACCGTGGCGACGCTGGGCGAGGGCGAGCTCTTCGGAGAGATGGCGCTGCTGCACGAGGGGCCCCGGCTCTCCAGCGTGGTGACCACGAAGGACACGGTGCTGCTGGAGTTCTCCCGCGAGCGCATGCGGGCCATCTCCGAGCGCTACCCGCAGCTGGCGGAGGTGCTCCAGCGGCTGTACGAGGAGCGGCTGCTGGCCAACGTGCTGCGCAGCAACCCGCTCTTCGCCGGCTGGCCCGAGTCCCTGCGCAAGACGGTGGCGGCCGCGTTCACGCCCGTCTCCGTCAAGCCGGGCGAGGAGCTCGTCGCGCGCGGGGAGACCGGCCACGCCCTCTACCTGCTGCTGCGCGGCCGCTGCGCCGTCTTCCACCAGCACGTGGACGGCCACGAGACGCCCTACCCGGACCTGGCCGAGGGGGACGTGTTCGGCGAGGTCTCCCTGCTGCGCAGCAGGCTGGCCACCGCCTCGGTGCGCGCGAAGACGTCGTGCCTGCTGCTCAAGCTGGAGCGGGTGGTGCTCGACCAGCTCCTGCCGCACCACCCGATGCTCCACAAGGAGCTGCAGCGGCTGAGCGCCGAGCGCATGCTGCGCACCACCATGCTGCTCAGCGGCCACCCCATCCACCTGGGCGACACGCGCGTCTGA
- a CDS encoding Crp/Fnr family transcriptional regulator, whose translation MSYAQLLSNISIFENLQSEELEHLSTLLRSRRYAKGEVIFHQGDVGTALFILRKGQVNIRLSSEDGKEVILALLDRGDVFGELALLDDEPRSTDAVAREEVDLLSLQREDFRKFLEARPQVAMRLLSALSRLVRRVTQLVHDTTFLDARTRLVRVLLELAENQGRPGAEGVVIAQKLTQTELANLCGLTRESTNKWLRFYVREGLLSYEGGQITLVKPERLGQEAE comes from the coding sequence ATGTCGTACGCACAGCTTCTGTCCAACATCTCCATCTTCGAGAACCTGCAGTCCGAGGAGCTCGAGCACCTGTCCACCCTGCTGCGCTCCCGGCGCTACGCCAAGGGAGAGGTCATCTTCCATCAGGGGGACGTGGGCACCGCGCTCTTCATCCTCCGCAAGGGCCAGGTGAACATCCGCCTGAGCTCCGAGGACGGCAAGGAGGTCATCCTGGCGCTGCTGGACCGCGGGGACGTCTTTGGCGAGCTGGCGCTCCTGGATGACGAGCCCCGCTCGACGGACGCGGTGGCCCGGGAGGAGGTGGACCTGCTGAGCCTCCAGCGGGAGGACTTCCGGAAGTTCCTGGAGGCGCGCCCCCAGGTGGCCATGCGGCTGCTGTCCGCGCTGAGCCGCCTCGTCCGGCGCGTCACCCAGCTGGTGCATGACACGACGTTCCTGGATGCGCGCACGCGCCTGGTGCGGGTGCTGCTCGAGCTGGCCGAGAACCAGGGCCGCCCCGGCGCCGAGGGCGTGGTCATCGCCCAGAAGCTGACCCAGACGGAGCTGGCCAACCTGTGCGGCCTCACCCGGGAGAGCACCAACAAGTGGCTGCGCTTCTATGTCCGCGAGGGTCTGCTCTCCTACGAGGGAGGGCAGATCACCCTGGTCAAGCCCGAGCGGCTCGGCCAGGAAGCCGAGTGA
- a CDS encoding adenylate/guanylate cyclase domain-containing protein has translation MWLIMNPGLVSERVLPLPEGPTTIGRTEENSVCVLHASLSRKHARLDREGTRVVLVDLGSKNGTFVNDIRVNAPHELRSGDSFRCGEVSFRLTLPASEPRPTHVQELQTRFSPGAMEDLLLTDYTPGSSVLKLRQVPSSDGRAAEKLQVLLKVSQMLSSLGPIDELLERIVQLVFQILEVDRAAIFLVDPTNNTLRPRVARLSSGEVPSGPFYSHQIIDYVRSQSVAALFADALQDPRLEGASSVMMQSIHASMCVPLKPRNEVLGVLYVDNLSQANRFTQEDLEFLTAFANQAAIALEISMLSQRLADEAVLRNTYLRFFPAPVIKKLESTRGAPLERVETEVTVLFSDISGFTSLSSTLHPMQVMDLLNEYFPVMADIVFRHEGTLEKYIGDALMAIWGAPFPQPDDADRALRAAVEMQHALADLNARWRAKGRPELQIHVGLNTGRVAAGNIGSERYLQYATIGDATNVASRVCSAAADGEICLADATFERTRERAWPMEKLPPVQVKGKKEPLTLYRVDWRARPTR, from the coding sequence ATGTGGCTCATCATGAATCCCGGCCTCGTCTCGGAGCGGGTGCTCCCGCTGCCCGAGGGGCCGACGACCATCGGACGCACGGAGGAGAACAGCGTGTGCGTGCTCCACGCCAGCCTCTCGCGCAAGCACGCGCGGCTGGACCGTGAGGGCACCCGAGTCGTTCTCGTCGACCTGGGCAGCAAGAACGGAACGTTCGTCAACGACATCCGGGTGAACGCCCCTCACGAGCTGCGCTCGGGGGACTCCTTCCGCTGCGGGGAGGTGTCCTTCAGGCTGACGCTCCCCGCCAGCGAGCCCAGGCCCACCCACGTCCAGGAGCTGCAGACCCGCTTCTCGCCGGGCGCGATGGAGGATCTCCTCCTGACCGACTACACGCCCGGCAGCTCGGTGCTGAAGCTGCGACAGGTTCCCTCCAGCGACGGCCGCGCCGCCGAGAAGCTGCAGGTGCTCCTCAAGGTGAGCCAGATGCTCTCCTCGCTGGGCCCCATCGACGAGCTGCTGGAGCGCATCGTCCAGCTCGTCTTCCAGATCCTCGAGGTGGACCGCGCGGCCATCTTCCTGGTGGACCCCACCAACAACACGCTCCGGCCCCGGGTGGCGCGGCTGTCCTCCGGAGAGGTGCCCTCCGGCCCCTTCTACAGCCACCAGATCATCGACTACGTCCGCAGCCAGAGCGTGGCCGCCCTGTTCGCCGATGCCCTGCAGGACCCGCGGCTGGAGGGGGCCTCCTCGGTGATGATGCAGTCCATCCACGCCTCCATGTGCGTGCCGCTCAAGCCGCGCAACGAGGTGCTGGGCGTGCTGTACGTGGACAACCTCTCCCAGGCCAATCGCTTCACCCAGGAGGACCTGGAGTTCCTCACCGCCTTCGCCAACCAGGCCGCCATCGCGCTGGAGATCTCCATGCTCTCCCAGCGCCTCGCGGACGAGGCGGTGCTGCGCAACACCTACCTGCGCTTCTTCCCCGCCCCCGTCATCAAGAAGCTGGAGAGCACCCGCGGCGCGCCGCTGGAGCGCGTGGAGACGGAGGTGACGGTGCTCTTCTCGGACATCAGCGGCTTCACCTCGCTGTCCTCCACCCTGCACCCGATGCAGGTGATGGACCTGCTCAACGAGTACTTCCCGGTGATGGCGGACATCGTCTTCCGCCACGAGGGCACGTTGGAGAAGTACATCGGCGACGCGCTGATGGCCATCTGGGGCGCGCCCTTCCCCCAGCCGGACGACGCGGACCGGGCGCTGCGCGCGGCGGTGGAGATGCAGCACGCGCTGGCGGACCTCAACGCGCGCTGGCGGGCCAAGGGCAGGCCCGAGCTGCAGATTCACGTGGGGCTCAACACGGGCCGCGTGGCCGCGGGCAACATCGGCTCCGAGCGCTACCTGCAGTACGCCACCATCGGGGACGCCACCAACGTGGCCAGCCGCGTCTGCAGCGCCGCCGCCGACGGGGAGATCTGCCTGGCCGACGCCACCTTCGAGCGCACCCGGGAGCGCGCCTGGCCCATGGAGAAGCTGCCTCCCGTGCAGGTGAAGGGGAAGAAGGAGCCCCTCACCCTCTACCGGGTGGACTGGCGCGCCCGGCCCACCCGCTGA
- a CDS encoding protein kinase domain-containing protein, with protein MSERPIGGRYILERRIAGGGMGTIWRALDEQLQRHVALKLLASHRLSSPGARQLFAQEAKAVARVHNPHVVQIHDYGIDGEMPYIVMELLEGEDLEALLERRQRFTPATVAPLLHQVTRALTAAHAAGVIHRDLKPANLFLARIDGEELVKVLDFGLALLNVGSDSGSENKELAGTPRYMSPEQMQGQRALGPSSDLWSLAVVLYRLLTGQFPFSADALDALRAGASLTATPPSSIVPELGAEADAFFARALMADPSQRFSSAREMAAAFSSLLLGGKPTRAAKILVVDDEPDMALVMKQRFRKQIQDSLYDFIFAANGEEALELLRQHPETDVVLSDLNMPKMDGLTFLGRVGEVHPLVKVIIVSAYSDMSNIRMAMNRGAFDFLVKPLNFQDLKTTLEKTLKHVSEMRRMLRSTEENDLLRMFVHGGVVERVLSAVRAPLGMAGERVEATVAFIDMKDFAPVIRDDHPEAAIQRLNANFEVIVPELTSRGGVVDKFIGDAVMAVFRGQGHLGRALDACLSARQQLRTLAFRGGEQSPYAHGVCIGLDSGELLSGSIGARALGRLDYTVLGDVVNTAAWLASIAGKDQILIREELGTRLDSSFECTALGARQTPGSGLSVRIHEVTGRKQAVPTAADSTASVAPSKESPVPLMAAAPDRNA; from the coding sequence ATGTCCGAACGCCCCATCGGCGGCAGGTACATCCTGGAGCGGAGGATCGCGGGTGGTGGCATGGGCACCATCTGGCGAGCGCTCGATGAGCAGCTCCAGCGTCACGTGGCGCTCAAGCTGCTGGCGTCCCACCGGCTGTCTTCGCCGGGGGCGCGGCAGCTGTTCGCGCAAGAGGCCAAGGCGGTGGCCCGGGTCCACAACCCTCACGTGGTGCAGATCCACGACTACGGCATCGACGGCGAGATGCCCTACATCGTGATGGAGCTGCTCGAGGGCGAGGACCTGGAGGCGCTCCTCGAGCGGCGCCAGCGCTTCACTCCGGCCACGGTGGCACCGCTGCTCCACCAGGTGACGCGCGCGCTGACCGCGGCGCACGCCGCCGGAGTGATCCACCGGGACCTCAAGCCGGCCAACCTCTTCCTGGCCCGCATCGACGGCGAGGAGCTGGTGAAGGTGCTCGACTTCGGCCTGGCCCTGCTGAACGTGGGCTCCGACAGCGGCTCGGAGAACAAGGAGCTGGCGGGCACTCCCCGCTACATGAGCCCCGAGCAGATGCAGGGCCAGCGCGCCCTGGGCCCCAGCAGCGACCTCTGGTCCCTGGCCGTCGTGCTCTACCGGCTGCTCACCGGCCAGTTCCCCTTCTCCGCGGACGCGCTCGATGCGCTGCGCGCCGGCGCCTCCCTCACCGCCACGCCTCCCTCCAGCATCGTGCCCGAGCTGGGCGCGGAGGCGGACGCGTTCTTCGCCCGCGCGCTGATGGCGGACCCCTCCCAGCGCTTCTCCTCCGCCCGGGAGATGGCCGCCGCCTTCTCCTCGCTGCTGCTGGGGGGCAAGCCCACCCGGGCCGCGAAGATCCTCGTCGTGGACGACGAGCCGGACATGGCGCTGGTGATGAAGCAGCGCTTCCGCAAGCAGATCCAGGACTCGCTCTACGACTTCATCTTCGCCGCCAACGGCGAGGAGGCGCTGGAGCTGCTGCGCCAGCACCCGGAGACCGACGTCGTCCTCTCGGACCTCAACATGCCGAAGATGGACGGGCTCACCTTCCTGGGCCGCGTCGGCGAGGTGCACCCGCTCGTCAAGGTCATCATCGTGTCGGCCTACAGCGACATGAGCAACATCCGGATGGCGATGAACCGCGGGGCGTTCGACTTCCTGGTCAAGCCGCTCAACTTCCAGGACCTGAAGACCACGCTGGAGAAGACGCTCAAGCACGTGAGCGAGATGCGCCGCATGCTGCGCTCCACCGAGGAGAACGACCTGCTGCGCATGTTCGTGCACGGCGGCGTCGTGGAGCGCGTCCTGTCCGCCGTCCGCGCGCCGCTGGGCATGGCCGGAGAGCGGGTGGAGGCGACGGTGGCCTTCATCGACATGAAGGACTTCGCCCCCGTCATCCGCGACGACCACCCGGAGGCCGCCATCCAGCGGCTGAACGCCAACTTCGAGGTCATCGTCCCGGAGCTGACCTCCCGAGGCGGAGTGGTGGACAAGTTCATCGGAGACGCCGTGATGGCCGTGTTCCGGGGCCAGGGGCACCTGGGCCGGGCGCTCGATGCGTGCCTGTCGGCGCGCCAGCAGCTGAGGACCCTGGCCTTCCGTGGCGGCGAGCAGTCGCCGTATGCCCATGGCGTGTGCATCGGCCTGGACTCGGGCGAGCTGCTCTCGGGCAGCATCGGCGCCCGGGCGCTGGGCCGGCTGGACTACACCGTGCTCGGAGACGTGGTGAACACCGCGGCCTGGCTGGCCTCCATCGCCGGCAAGGATCAGATCCTCATCCGCGAGGAGCTGGGCACCCGGCTCGACTCGAGCTTCGAGTGCACGGCGCTCGGAGCGCGCCAGACGCCCGGCTCGGGCCTCTCCGTCCGGATCCACGAGGTGACGGGCCGCAAGCAAGCCGTGCCCACCGCCGCGGACTCCACGGCATCCGTCGCTCCCTCCAAGGAGAGCCCGGTGCCCCTCATGGCCGCGGCGCCTGACCGGAACGCGTAG
- a CDS encoding adenylate/guanylate cyclase domain-containing protein — MWLIVNPGLLDEQQHPVPEGHTTIGRTEENTIRVLHMSLSRKHARLERDGDRVVLVDLGSKNGTMVNGTRVDRFSLRDGDSFQCGDVTFRLVSAPDAFEPTHVQGLKTRFSPLSMEELLELDRAPGSASALRVKSGREADVRSSEKLRVLLKVSQMLSSPGPIDGLLERVLRLVFQILEVDRVAILLVDPATGTLRPRVARLSTGELPSGSFYSQHVVEYVRHHSVAALFGDAREDPRLDGANSVMLQSIRSAMCVPLKPQDEVLGVLYVDNLAQANRFTEEDLEFLTAFGNQAAIALENSMLSQRLAEEAVLRNAYLRFFPPAVIKKLQSERRAQLGIVETEVTVLFSDISGFTSLSSTLHPRQVVDLLNEYFPAMVDIVFRYEGTLEKYIGDALMAVWGAPFSQPEDADRALRAAVEMQRALADLNARWRAEGKPELKIHVGLNTGRVAAGNIGSEQYLQYATIGDATNVASRICDATPPGEIRMAEATFLRTQERAWPLTKLPPVQVKGKQEPLTLYRVDWRDGPTR, encoded by the coding sequence ATGTGGCTGATCGTAAACCCAGGACTGCTCGACGAGCAGCAGCACCCGGTGCCCGAGGGGCACACGACCATCGGTCGGACCGAGGAGAACACGATCCGGGTGCTCCACATGAGCCTGTCGCGCAAGCACGCGCGGCTGGAGCGGGACGGAGACCGCGTCGTCCTCGTCGACCTGGGCAGCAAGAACGGGACGATGGTCAACGGCACGCGCGTGGACCGCTTCTCGCTGCGCGACGGGGACTCCTTCCAGTGCGGAGACGTGACGTTCAGGCTGGTGTCCGCGCCGGACGCCTTCGAGCCCACGCACGTCCAGGGGCTGAAGACGCGCTTCTCGCCGCTCTCCATGGAGGAGTTGCTGGAGCTGGACCGGGCGCCCGGGAGCGCCTCGGCGCTGAGGGTGAAGTCCGGCCGCGAGGCGGACGTCCGCTCCTCCGAGAAGCTGCGGGTGCTGCTCAAGGTGAGCCAGATGCTCTCCTCGCCGGGCCCCATCGACGGGCTGCTGGAGCGCGTGCTGCGCCTGGTGTTCCAGATCCTCGAGGTGGACCGGGTGGCCATCCTCCTGGTGGACCCCGCGACGGGGACTCTGCGGCCGCGGGTGGCCCGGCTGTCCACGGGCGAGCTGCCCTCCGGCTCCTTCTACAGCCAGCACGTGGTGGAGTACGTGCGGCACCACAGCGTGGCGGCGCTCTTCGGGGACGCTCGCGAGGACCCCCGGCTGGATGGGGCCAACTCCGTCATGCTGCAGTCCATCCGCTCGGCCATGTGCGTGCCGCTCAAGCCCCAGGATGAGGTGCTGGGCGTGCTGTACGTGGACAACCTGGCCCAGGCCAACCGCTTCACCGAGGAGGACCTGGAGTTCCTCACCGCCTTCGGCAACCAGGCCGCCATCGCGCTGGAGAACTCCATGCTGTCGCAGCGGCTGGCCGAGGAGGCCGTGCTGCGCAACGCCTACCTGCGCTTCTTCCCGCCCGCCGTCATCAAGAAGCTGCAGAGCGAGCGCCGGGCCCAGCTGGGCATCGTCGAGACGGAGGTGACGGTCCTCTTCTCGGACATCAGCGGCTTCACCTCGCTGTCCTCCACGCTCCACCCGCGCCAGGTGGTGGACCTGCTCAACGAGTACTTCCCGGCGATGGTGGACATCGTCTTCCGGTACGAGGGCACGTTGGAGAAGTACATCGGCGACGCGCTGATGGCCGTCTGGGGCGCGCCCTTCTCCCAGCCCGAGGACGCGGACCGGGCGCTGCGCGCGGCGGTGGAGATGCAGCGCGCCCTGGCGGACCTCAACGCCCGCTGGCGGGCGGAGGGCAAGCCCGAGCTCAAGATTCACGTGGGGCTCAACACGGGCCGCGTGGCCGCGGGCAACATCGGCTCCGAGCAGTACCTGCAGTACGCCACCATCGGGGATGCCACCAACGTGGCCAGCCGCATCTGCGACGCCACGCCGCCCGGAGAGATTCGCATGGCGGAGGCGACGTTCCTGCGCACCCAGGAGCGCGCCTGGCCCCTGACGAAGCTGCCGCCCGTGCAGGTGAAGGGCAAGCAGGAGCCGCTCACCCTCTACCGGGTGGACTGGCGCGACGGCCCTACCCGCTGA
- a CDS encoding c-type cytochrome — protein MKTRFALVLALSLSATVYAEDTSADIWKAKCKSCHGEDGKAKTKMGEKEKIPDMSNPDWKKRHSDEKIRDAITNGSKDNAKMKPFKDKLTPEQIDGLVKYIRDLPETAAPAK, from the coding sequence ATGAAGACGCGGTTTGCCCTCGTGTTGGCCCTGTCGCTCTCCGCCACCGTGTACGCCGAGGACACCTCGGCCGACATCTGGAAGGCCAAGTGCAAGAGCTGCCACGGTGAGGACGGCAAGGCGAAGACCAAGATGGGGGAGAAGGAGAAGATCCCCGACATGAGCAACCCCGACTGGAAGAAGCGTCACTCGGACGAGAAGATCCGCGACGCCATCACCAACGGCTCCAAGGACAACGCCAAGATGAAGCCGTTCAAGGACAAGCTCACCCCGGAGCAGATCGACGGTCTGGTGAAGTACATCCGCGACCTTCCGGAGACCGCCGCGCCTGCCAAGTAG
- a CDS encoding cytochrome b N-terminal domain-containing protein, with product MLKRFDAWLDSRTGHRALLHAALYENVPGGARWRYVFGSAVTVLILMQAATGIALELYYSPSTTDAWASVNYIETQVMLGSLLRGIHHWGASAIVVVVALHLLQTLWAGAFRAPRELNWLAGFILLQIILGLALTGYLLPWDQKGYWATQVATSIAGTVPLIGPKLQTFLQGGTSYGNLTLTRFHTLHVLLLPAALFSVIAVHVALFRKHGVTPPDLPAAELERKAEPFYPRQLLYDTAVSAVGVGVIFYLAWRLGAPLEAPADPSSQYLARPEWYFLPLFQLLKYFEGGAELVGTIILPGVAMGFLAGLPFIHAVFSRRIPNLHRVLAGALTVGLMGVGALGALAVSADRSDPAVAALAAKAHEEAMEARRLASMGGVPASGPLNLYRNDPLVWGHRVVVSQCQKCHNPCDTQPYKGSPCLEGYASRAWISRFLRNPRAPHFFGNTKIDDMEAYTGPQESADALTEFIYSQGGRPDVTVALAKKGEELFESEGCASCHTLDGVGSGLGPDLKGWGSREWSYAFIRTPDATRFFGELNEMEAFDHLRLPEEELQAVTAWLHAQGSQPLKFP from the coding sequence ATGCTCAAACGCTTCGACGCCTGGCTGGACTCCCGTACCGGCCACCGCGCCCTGCTGCACGCCGCGCTGTACGAGAACGTGCCGGGCGGCGCCCGCTGGCGCTACGTGTTCGGCTCGGCCGTCACCGTCCTCATCCTGATGCAGGCGGCCACCGGCATCGCGCTGGAGCTGTACTACAGCCCGTCCACCACGGACGCCTGGGCCTCGGTCAACTACATCGAGACGCAGGTGATGCTGGGCTCGCTGCTGCGCGGCATCCACCACTGGGGCGCCTCCGCCATCGTCGTCGTGGTGGCGCTGCACCTGCTGCAGACGCTGTGGGCCGGCGCCTTCCGAGCCCCCCGTGAGCTCAACTGGCTGGCGGGCTTCATCCTGCTGCAGATCATCCTGGGCCTGGCGCTCACCGGCTACCTGCTGCCGTGGGACCAGAAGGGCTACTGGGCCACGCAGGTGGCCACCTCCATCGCCGGCACGGTGCCGCTCATCGGCCCCAAGCTGCAGACGTTCCTCCAGGGTGGCACCTCCTACGGCAACCTCACCCTCACCCGCTTCCACACGCTGCACGTGCTGCTGCTGCCCGCGGCGCTCTTCTCCGTCATCGCCGTGCACGTGGCGCTCTTCCGCAAGCACGGCGTCACCCCGCCGGACCTGCCGGCCGCGGAGCTGGAGCGCAAGGCCGAGCCCTTCTATCCCCGGCAGCTGCTCTACGACACCGCCGTCTCCGCGGTGGGCGTGGGCGTCATCTTCTACCTGGCCTGGCGCCTGGGCGCGCCGCTCGAGGCCCCGGCCGATCCGTCCTCGCAGTACCTGGCCCGCCCGGAGTGGTACTTCCTGCCGCTCTTCCAGCTCCTCAAGTACTTCGAGGGCGGCGCCGAGCTGGTGGGCACCATCATCCTGCCCGGCGTGGCCATGGGCTTCCTGGCCGGCCTGCCCTTCATCCACGCCGTCTTCTCGCGCCGCATCCCCAACCTCCACCGGGTGCTCGCCGGGGCCCTCACCGTGGGCCTGATGGGCGTGGGCGCGCTGGGCGCGCTGGCCGTGAGCGCGGACAGGAGCGATCCCGCCGTCGCCGCCCTGGCCGCCAAGGCCCACGAGGAGGCCATGGAGGCGCGGCGCCTGGCCTCGATGGGCGGCGTCCCCGCCTCCGGCCCGCTGAACCTGTACCGGAACGACCCCCTCGTCTGGGGCCACCGCGTCGTCGTCTCGCAGTGCCAGAAGTGCCACAACCCCTGCGACACCCAGCCCTACAAGGGCAGCCCGTGCCTGGAGGGCTACGCCTCGCGCGCGTGGATCTCCCGCTTCCTGCGCAACCCGCGCGCCCCGCACTTCTTCGGCAACACCAAGATTGACGACATGGAGGCCTACACCGGCCCCCAGGAGTCCGCGGATGCCCTCACCGAGTTCATCTACTCGCAGGGCGGGCGGCCAGACGTGACGGTGGCGCTCGCCAAGAAGGGCGAGGAGCTCTTCGAGTCCGAGGGCTGCGCCAGCTGCCACACCCTCGACGGCGTGGGCAGCGGCCTGGGGCCCGACCTGAAGGGCTGGGGCTCGCGCGAGTGGAGCTACGCCTTCATCCGCACCCCGGATGCCACCCGCTTCTTCGGCGAGCTCAACGAAATGGAAGCCTTTGACCACCTCCGCCTACCCGAGGAAGAGCTGCAGGCGGTGACGGCCTGGCTGCACGCCCAGGGCTCGCAGCCCTTGAAGTTTCCCTAG